In the Candidatus Cloacimonas acidaminovorans str. Evry genome, one interval contains:
- a CDS encoding B12-binding domain-containing radical SAM protein translates to MKKVLLLSINSSWSQSNPAIYYLREMIGDLPYDVILKEWTLKDRLLDVLFEIYRQKAEVICFSAYIWNRLYLQELIPEVIKLLPEAVIVIGGPEAESLSFLKRKGLYIVQGAGEGKFRFLAEHDFSANDEDLSRAKHIPLKDIPFPYRESDGDTLKGKLLYYETFRGCPFACIYCLSANDKRSELRYQPNNQKDMQCLNKELETLISFQPRTIKFVDRSFNLHKQLAHYIWKFFMEQNCPCDVHFEIYPDLLEEDDIALLEKAPENRIRWEIGIQTINSEVALNCGRKSNWEKTKWVLQELKKRTKVHIHTDLLAGLPGENYASVLNGLNEVCAILPDAVQLGILKILPDTPMQKIASELNYKWLSQPPYQCLSSDALSFEEIQQLENFAKLLNLYWNKEEYKSMWQEMLQKHSATDILTALQQKHQELGYELHSLSKAKRNAVMADIYVAGRHRSSAKK, encoded by the coding sequence GTGAAAAAAGTTCTTCTCCTATCCATAAACAGCAGCTGGAGTCAATCCAATCCTGCAATATACTACTTACGGGAAATGATTGGGGATTTGCCCTATGATGTTATTCTCAAGGAATGGACATTAAAAGACCGGCTTTTGGATGTGCTGTTTGAAATCTATCGCCAAAAGGCAGAGGTAATTTGTTTTTCTGCTTACATTTGGAACCGTCTTTATTTGCAGGAATTGATTCCAGAAGTTATCAAGTTATTGCCTGAAGCAGTTATTGTAATTGGCGGTCCTGAAGCGGAAAGTTTATCCTTCCTGAAAAGAAAAGGGCTTTATATTGTCCAAGGTGCTGGTGAAGGAAAATTTCGCTTTCTGGCAGAACACGATTTTTCTGCTAATGATGAAGACCTTTCTCGGGCTAAACATATTCCCTTGAAAGATATTCCTTTCCCTTACAGAGAAAGCGATGGGGATACTTTAAAAGGCAAATTGCTATATTATGAAACATTTAGGGGCTGCCCTTTTGCCTGCATTTATTGTCTTTCGGCAAATGATAAACGCTCCGAACTTCGCTATCAGCCAAATAACCAAAAAGATATGCAATGCCTGAATAAGGAATTGGAGACCCTGATTTCTTTTCAGCCAAGAACTATAAAATTCGTAGACCGCAGTTTTAATCTCCATAAACAGCTGGCACACTATATTTGGAAGTTCTTTATGGAACAAAATTGCCCGTGCGATGTCCATTTTGAAATCTACCCCGATTTGTTGGAAGAAGACGATATTGCTTTACTGGAAAAAGCACCGGAAAATAGAATCCGTTGGGAAATTGGTATTCAGACAATAAACTCGGAAGTAGCTTTGAATTGTGGCAGAAAGTCCAATTGGGAAAAGACAAAATGGGTTTTACAGGAACTGAAAAAACGCACTAAAGTACACATCCACACTGACTTGCTTGCCGGTTTGCCCGGGGAAAATTATGCTTCCGTATTAAATGGCTTAAATGAGGTCTGCGCTATTCTTCCGGATGCTGTTCAACTTGGCATTTTAAAAATTTTACCCGATACCCCGATGCAGAAAATTGCCTCGGAATTAAATTATAAATGGCTCAGCCAACCACCCTATCAATGTCTTTCTTCCGATGCCCTTTCTTTTGAGGAAATACAGCAATTGGAAAATTTTGCCAAGCTCTTAAACCTGTATTGGAATAAAGAAGAATACAAAAGTATGTGGCAGGAAATGCTACAAAAACACTCTGCTACAGATATTCTAACAGCTCTTCAACAAAAACACCAAGAACTTGGCTATGAATTGCATTCTCTATCCAAAGCTAAAAGAAATGCTGTTATGGCTGATATCTATGTAGCCGGAAGACACCGTTCCTCCGCAAAAAAGTAG